From the genome of Nicotiana sylvestris chromosome 1, ASM39365v2, whole genome shotgun sequence:
gtccaaatctcgagccttcctctctctcaaCTTGGACAGCcaaaataacttcttctccccgccctTTTCCCCCAGTTCCTCATACATACGGCTATAAGTTGTAGTCTTCGCCTCTGTGACCGACCGTTTAGCTTCTTTCttagctaccttatatctctccATGCACGCTCGCCTCTCCTCCTCACCTATGCTCCCCACTAACTTCAGGTATGCCGCCTTCTTcacttccactttaccttggaccacttcattccaccaccagtcaccTTTATGCCTACCAGATACACCAGTCcagacccctaacacctctctcgcagaTGCCCTTATACAGTCTGTTGTTGctgaccacatagtgtttgcgtccccactgctcctccaagctcccatagcCAGCAACTGACACTCCAACTCTTgggctttatccttagtcaaggtTCCCCACCTAATTCTTGGTGATCCCCGAGCAGACCATTTCCTCCTCAATAACCTAATACCAATATCTATCACCAAGAGTCTAAGTTGTGTCGCGAGTGCCTCGCTCGGAATCACCTTGCAATCCTTATACAAACCGCTGTCACACCTCCTGAGGAgaagatagtcaatctgagtcttcgctaccccattttgaaaagtaaccaaatgctccctCCTCTTCGGAAATCTAGAGTTGGCAATCACCAACCCAAAAGCCTTAGCGAAGTCCAACTGCGTGGTACCTCCTCCGTTCCTCTCCCCAAAGCCAAATCCTCCATGCACCTCGCCATAACCACCTGCGTTTaccccaatatgaccattgaaatcccctcctatgaataGCTTCTCAGCAGGCGGTACCTGGCGCACAATCTCATATATCCCCTCCCAAAAGCGTTGTTTAACCTCTTTAGATAGGCCCGCATGCGGCACATAGGCGCTAATGACGTTCAGGGTGTACTCTCCAACCACCAACTTAATAACCATCAATCTATCATTCAATCGTCTAACTTCGACCACAAACTCTCTAAGTTCCCTATCCACCAAGATACCTACTCCATTCTTACCTCTCTCGACTCCTGAGTACCAAAGTTTATACCCGTCTGCATCCCTCGCACTCGACCCTACCCACcttgtctcctggacacacgctatgtTGACCCTCCTCTTCTGGAGAatcttcgccaactctatagacttacccgTCAATGTACCTACCTTCCATGACCCAATTCTTAACCTATAGGCACCCCAATTCCTTTTACCTCTCTTGCCTCCCGGCGCACCCCCTAACCCCTGCCCTACCTCCCACCCTACCCCCCGAGGACATGACCTCACTCGACCATCTCAGACCACAGCCGCTATACCTACGACAGACTAAGGGGAATCAATAACACACCCAAAGCAATGGACCAAGATAGGCAAAGACAGGCTACAACTAATTAGCTCACTAATACAATGGATACACTAATATGAACTATGACTGCAACAACTTAACTAACACAATGAAGGGGACAATGAAAAACGGGAGGTACCAAGTCCCGCCAGTAGAACCTAGGAGTTGTCTTGGAATATATGTCGAAGTTGCATCCAATTAGCACGTTCGCATCCAACTCCTGCTGACCCTTGTCAGGGTTGTTCCTTTTGTTTGCACCTGCATGTCTCGCTCACCAAGAGTCCCTAACCTGAAATACACACACAACACCAGGAAGACAAACAAAGCCGGGGGTTGTCACCGCTACCACTAGTGAGGCCCCTCCTGTAGCAAATGAGAGCTAAAAGGTTGCAAAAGATGCAGAGTTGGTAGGCGTTTCTTGAAATTACAAACCCAGATTTAAGAAACCCAGATCGGCATTTCTTGAATTCTAGATCTTGCACCACCGACACAATAAGGTACTAGGTAGCAGCTAAAATCCAATGTAAGTCAGAGCTGAAGATTGTGATGAAATACCAGAACACCATAGATAATTAACACAAATATTGTTAAACAACAATCCACAGAAAAGCAAATCTGGTCAAAACAGAagggaaaaaaaaggagaaaagaagctTTTCTTCTCTCTCCAGAGAAAGTTAACTAATACTATTGCAAATTGCGTGTTGGGGAAATATAATGGGAGTTGATTCAAGGGGAAAATGACCAAAGCAGTGAGAACGATTTTGGGTACAGGGGTTGAGTTCCTCATTTTATAGAATACTAATAAAATACTAAGAAAATTTTCCAGAACCTTAAAATTCTCGTTGGTAAGATGAGCAGAATACCTGGCCACTGATTTGCGTCGGCTCCGGGACTGGAGCTTTTCGCCGGTCGATTTTGACCGTTACctgatagagagagagagaggaaagaggaaaagagagagaaaaagttCTTAGAATATATTAAGTCATATGGAATTTGATTTATTTACTCAATTGATTCTTGTAAAGGGAGTGGGATAATTAGTAAAGTATTAAGAATACATGTTGTTAGTTACTGTTTTTACAAATATTCAAAGTTTTGTGAACGAAAATATGATGAAAATTTGATTATATATTACATTTAGAACTTTCTATCAATCACTAATATTCAGTTCTCTGCCTAGATCCGGTATTATATTTAAGTTAAAAGAACAATCCCTCTCACCATTTTGAAGCTATTTTTTTAGAGTTTAGCTCATACACACTGTAAAAAGAAATTATAGTATCTTATCTGTTGTATCAAGCAATCTGCTCGGTCATTCTTTTATAAAATATCGATTCTATCAATCATTCCATTTCAGAATCAAGTCCCCCCTGAATAAGTAAGGCCCCGTGATTCCGATGGAGCCAAGAATTTATGTAAGAATCGGCCAAATTCACTGTTTATTATTTTTACCTAGTATACGTAGATTATACACTGATTCATGGTTATACAAATATTATAAataaattatacacatattatatatccGTTTGCTATTTTTAGGTTAAGTGGTTGGGTGAACAACTATTTAGAGTAATTCTTATTTAATGATAATTATTTAGGATATAACTCAAAATTTGTATGGACAAAACCTAAGAAATTGTACTGTCTCCACTCAGGTAATCTAATATGCTTGTTCACACTTCATAGAAACTATGATTAATGTTGTAATCCATCACTGGAACTAATCCATTTTATGTCCTTGAAATAACTTTTTCGTTTTACAAAATGGATCTCGATTTTAACTCTTTTCTATTTGGTGACCTCAAATTAAATACATTTTTCCATTTTCATAGCATGTAAAGATCACAATATTATTGTTTACCATCAAATTcgaataacaattaaacttatattgtaattttaaggatatgtgatttcgtTCAATACCAATCGATAAgtaagaaaataaatgaaaaaattagaaaataaagttAATCAAACTAGTGCGTTGCTGAGATAGCAACAGTAGTAAAAATAAAGCAACTCTGAATAGTAAGTGAAATAGCAGTAAGGTAATGAATGTATATATCCTTATCAGTGAACAATGATGCCACTGACAAACTAATAGGATCtctctttatataatagaggagtcctaaataaggtacacacTTATATATAGAAGGAAATCATATTAACATCTAATTAACCGTTGTAGATCGATCCATTCCGAGATTCACACCACGATTCTCGATCAATCGCGGATATCTTGCTTTTTCGTTATCAAGCCATGCCGGTGTCACTCGAAGTCTGCCTTTTTCTGTCCGCAATCGAGGTCGACCTCGACCCGGACTCGAAGTCCTAGCTCTTTGATGTGTCATCCCTATCTCGACCAAGGAATGAAATCGGGTAGCCTCGATttccaccgtatacagatagtcttctCGTTTTTTTAGAGTAAAACGATAAGAAAGGACTTGAGCCTCAATTTTTTGGATACCCTGATAATGATGTCATCCCCGTGATGTAAGCGATCGAAGTGACTGAAACGTCCCGTCGGTATAGTTCCCCAAACCATTAATGCTTGCCAGTGACGGTTGGCCACTAGCACTACCGCGAACTGTCATCATGAATCTGTAAATTCAGGCTCTTTGGTCGAATCAAATTTTACTTTCTCCGCCACCAAGTTTTCTAAGTTCTTACTCTCTCTCCATCTTTTCTCTTTCACTACCCATTGAATCAACTTAGTTAGCACCAAAAATACCATTCTTCATCTCTTTCTGCTTTTTTCTACTTGAATCAATGGAGAAAACCTCCAAGACCGTCCCACAAAAGGATAAAGCTTCTTTCTCTTCTTCCCGACCGGCCGGTGACAAAACGTCAGTGGAACCGTTCCCTCACGAGTACATTACCCTCCCTTGTGTCTTAAAATCCGACTTTAAAGTCGAGAACCTTCCATCGGTCCCTAGCCGATGTGGACACGTGTCGAGATATATCTGCTTGATAAAGGCTGGCAATCTCAAGGCTGTGAGGATATACTGTAACTGGGGGCCGATGTCGTGGTAAAAATCCTCGCTCCCGAAGAGAGTATTACCACCCATGTGGAGGGGTTTCTAAGTgtctacacttaccccttcacattggGTCCTCTTGACCCAATTATTGTCAATTTTTGCAAAAGGTACCAGGTCACTCCCGGCCAGGTTCATCCCTCGTTCTGGCGTATAGTGATCATGCTCCGCTTCTTTTCTAGTAAGGCCGAGGGGTTGGAATTTACTCTCAGCCACCTTATACGGCTGTATCAACCATGACTTTTTCGAGGATTGATCAAGCTCCAATGCTGATCAACGAAGTCCTTTTTTGcgagcatcgatgaggacaaggGTCGGGGTTGGATGAGTTGGTTTGTGAGGTTAAGGACTTGTACCTCATCCTAGAGGAAAAACTGCAATTCCCCAAGAAGTGGAACCCCGATCGTAAGTAACGTATTACTCATTAATCTTCGTACTCCATTTTTTGCTTTGTGTAATGCTTTCATTTGTTATACAGCGTTTGCTCGGAATCCTTATGCGGTCCCCGACCTCAAAGACTGTGTTCGGAAGTTGTCCTTGACTTCCTCCAATGCCGAGCGCTGCTGGCATGACTTGGCAAAAGGCATATGGGAAGCCAAGAATCATAGTAAGTTTATCTTGTAAGCCTTCGATGCCTTTTTCTACAACATTTGTCTTTATTTATACTTGACTCTCTTTTATGCATGCCTTGGATATGTTACTGACATGAGGCCAGCGCTGCCTGGAAAAGAGGCTGAGTCCCCGATTCCGAAGTTGGTGAAAGATAACAAGAGAAAAACGGTCTCGGAGTCCGAGGACCCCCAACAGAAAAGGGCTTTTGTTCGAAGACGTCGAAGAAATCTCATCCCTGTGACTATTGAGTTGGTCCACTAGCTGGGGGGAAGAAGATGAGAAAGATGAGGGTGATGATTCGGCATTGGTGGTTCGAGCAAGGAAGCGAGTCGTGGTCACCAAACCTTGCAAGTCGGAGGAGATTATCGGGAGCACGTATTATATATACGTTCGCGTACtataattgcaaatttaactctaaaagactcgagggatgcgttcgcgcaccttCAACCAAACACTCTTAATAAAtcaacaaagcgttattaatcatggacacgttcgtgtgacatgattttgacgcaCCAAAAGAAAAGTGTATACGTacacgtaactcaattctttaattacgaataatcaagtgatttaaaagcgatTAAAAAGATAATTGCGtataggtcctaaaaatgagtagttaaacaattaacccaggtataaattgctaagcgaccgtgctacaACAGCGGAAtgcgggaatgcctaataccttccctcgggttaacagaattccttattcagaatttctggttcgctgaCTTCAAAAGAAAAGTCGAATTTTCtctatttgggatttgaaataaaccggtggcttgggacaccGATTAAAATATTcgaagtggcgactctgataaaataaataatctcatttcgaataatgttacttaaattggaaaaactcccttgtactacctttcggggtgtgtaaaaaggaggtgtgacagctctggcgactctgctggggatcagaacCCAGAACTTCCGGTTCAAGGATCAataattcgagcttgttaatgcgacttttatttggctttattgttgatattactgtattttatgaacttaatgtgctaattgtcatttaccgatttgatattacttgaactgtatttaaatgtcttcttacgccacccatctgagtcttctgaaaatggtgcacacgttcgtgtggcccgctttttctgtagaaattatactaAATAAGACGGGGCTGGGCAAGCAACAAGACCGGGCAAACTTTCGTGCTCCCGATATGTTGCCCCTCCTCGACCCcaattgtccgctcgggtaacccAAGTCTAGACCACAAACCCCAGGTTTTTAACTTAGAATAACGTAACCTCAtgtcgaatccctagtaggaaccattatttgcatcatgtgcatttgaccttggggactcaacacaggggttgggtctgtctaggatagggTATCCAAAATAAAGACCATgatgatgcatcttacgtgctatataaatatttatttgtttcggcttgcatgttgaccggttaataaagtaaaaaaccaagagtgaggtaggatagaaAATTTACTCGGTTTTCTAAAAATCCCAGTATTtgaaaatatcccgaaactctaccgaatatttgaaaaaaagagaaaggaaaatgtatttcaaaaagAGTGAGCCAAATATCATATGAGAAAACTTTctgaactacgcaggtctgattctcaccgatgtgggatacgtaggcaacccacaaaaggttcggcctcatttttaccaaataataaaataaaaggtgTTTCAGGGCTTTGGTTAAAACAATAAAGCCGACCCAGCTTCAACTtgtttttaagtcatttcttactAGAATACCCTTAGATTACATTCCAattgtcaaaaggctatttttCAGGAGAAACAGGAAAGTTTGTTTAaaatgtttctttttcttttacttacccccggcctcaaaatttatttggaatcgtgaaggggccacgtttgcaaaaacgacTATTTTGCTCACATAGCAATAAAAGGGGGTCCTTGTCCGCTGATTTCTCTTTAAAAAAAACTTGTTTTGCAAAGAAAGTCCacaagagtcaaccctaaccttaaccctccACAGGTACAAATGAATACCGTCCAGGAATCATCGCAAATTGTCATAGAGAGGGCTCGGATGCAGCTACGTAAGTGGTGGGGTGATTTAGATGAAAATGGCCAAGTTTGGGTAAAAGAGAAGTTGGTTCCCTTGGTAGACATCATGTACATCAAGCCACGAGAGGATTTAATTAAGGCTTTGGTGACATTTTGGGATCTCGTTCACaatgtgttccgtttctcagatttcgaGCTCACACCCACTCTGGAAGAAATAGCCAGGTACATCGATTTTGGCAAGGAGTTAAGAAAGCAGCAACTCATATTCCCCAGGGCTCCCTCAGTACACAAATTCTTTGATATTTTGAAAATTAGCAAGGACCGCACAAGCAAAGGGAGTTGTTTGTTCTACTTCCTGTATTTCAGGTTGGGCACTCAGCCGGGTTTGAAAAACATGAGAAGTGGTTGAGTAACAAATAGGACAAGAGCATATGGTAAATTCATCGATGGTTTGCTTCATCGTGGCATTTTTGGGAATCATATGGTAAACACATGAGAAGGGGTTTGCTTGCCGAATTCTGAGGGTACAATAGACCTTCGTGTGGCCAGAATCGCACAGGTCCTCGTCGACAAAAAAGATCACACACTTGTCCCATTAGTACTGGCGGACATTTACCGGGCATTAACATTGTGCAAATCTGGGGGTCAATTTTTCAAAGGCTGCAATATTCTTCttcagatgtggatgatcgaacatcTTCGCCTTCATcctaagttcatgagatatgctTCAGACGGGAATAATTTCATCAAAAAGTATAAGGAAAGGGTGATTACAAACCACCGgaagggtttgaagcatgggtttcctatttgagaaaattgagagcagatcaaattgaatggaccataggatggttcccaataatagaaatcatctaCATGACCTCTTCAAAGGGCTACTTAAGGATGAtgggagtgagaagtatacaacCATATGAACCACAAAGAGTTCTGAGACAACTGGGAAGATATCAAGTGATACCCGAAGAGGCAGACCTAAGCACTCAAGTCATTGAACTACACCTAGAAGCAACGATACCCGAAGCTTTAGTTCAAAGAGACTAGAATTGTTGTCGGTGTCTAAACAGTAATACCCAGGTTCCAGATCCAGCTAAGGGCAAAGTTGATCCCAATTATGTTGCTTGGTTCGAAAAGAATTTTTATGTGTATAATGAGCCGGAGCCTGAGCTCGAACCTATGAGGCCCTCCAAAAGGCCccatgttcaagcttttgatgacAAAATTCTGGAAAGGTTagcctggggagaaaaggaaaaggaatatcAGGCCACCATCTATAATTTAcgagaagaattgagaaatgtcaccttcaacaatgatttacaggcacaagaggccgaggGTGAGAGGAGAAGATTGGTTCGATAAAATGAAGCTCTTAGGGCCCAGGTTTGACAGTTGAAAATAGCAACCGAGAATCCGGGcagaagcaggaaagatgaaaggctcatttataaccttactcaaaaggtgtgtgactatgaagatgacctgcagaaagctgagtctgaactagcaaaagccCGAACGAGGTTGGCTAAAAACGCCGAAGGGCCTGTAGCTTTCATTCAAcggatgaaagaaagatatgaaagaggggtcacaggGGGAAAAGGTGATTGGCAACCTCgaaggtgaaatggctaaacaagccaaaaattttaaggtCGAGAGAGAACGTTGTTACGCCTTAATGACACGGGTGGAAGAGGACTTACAACACTTGCAAGAGCAAAATCACGCTGTCACTCAAGTCTTAGAGACTAGATCCCGTCAGATTGgtcgtttgttgcaagagaagggcatcATAAGAGAGAGGGTTCGAAGGATTGCTGACTACATCACCATGAAATGCAGTGCGTGTGAGGACATGACAAGATCCATGTTTTTTTCCACTGTAATGATCTTCGTCCGTCAGATAATGGAAGAACTCTATCGACTCCAAGATGACATAGCAAGTAGGCCCGCTGCAAGACTGGTTGGTGTTCCTAGGGCAGGGTTGGAGGCACTGATATTTTCTTGAttgtattttcttcctttttccgagtctgtattttcatatttCTAGTCTGTTTTCAATTCCTAGAAAAGGCATGTCTTGAGTCTTAAAGTCGTAGAAAAGGTGTGTTTCGAGTCTTTTTGTAAttcagttgtagacatgtgatttttgaccatccccaagattttttatattttagcacgtaaatatttaatttaggcataatatagatattttaattaattttgactcttttactttattttattacaagaaaataaaaattacaaaaaaatattttatttttatgtacctttcataaagtaaaaaaaactaTATACAAAAATGGTACCTTagttttatctttatataatcttgaaaaatacaaaaatatgtaatagtttcatattttaatatagtttagtttaattaattagaatttatcTGATATTAAGGAaatttagctatggttttaaataataatttttggagtcttcttagcccaaaattgaaataaaagacatggtccaacccaattactcTTAGTCCATTCTTCCCAACTCATTAacccatttaagtgcaagatttaatcttaGCAATTTATTTGTCTTCTAATCCAATGGTCATCATCACTTTCCACCTCCCTATAAAAtaccaattatagaaaccctacccaAGTTTTCAATTCAATAAAagaccaaaagaaaaagaaaaacggcGATTCCAAAAGGGGACACACCGATTAGCAGCCGAATTCCTAATAAAAATGGTcgttttcttattttatttcctATTAAAACGTTGATGCTTTGTTTTCGTTAGAGATATCTGACGTTATCTTGCACAAATGGATTTGAGACATAAACAAGAAAAAGGGCGCCGATTCCAACAGGAAAAGAGAAGTGTCTCAAATGACTAAACATAAAGCGAGAACAGTAGCTCCCACCGGCGTTACTGTCTGGGGATAGCATTTTGAGGTGTTGTCGGAGTTTCATCGAGTTCCGGAAAGCTTCGAAGTTGAGGTTTCGGtttgtaatttcgggattttagtCCAAGGATTATTGCTTTATTTAGcccgattgatttgcaatttttggctttgttcatcaataaaaggtccatttcttaattttcattctcatttcattgtgttatgatagcttgatacgcgtgttggttgatttgtgattctacgtTGTTTGGATAGCTTGTGTTTAGTTTTTTaattaaattgttttaattagtttttatttcgattgtgatgtacGTAGTTTTGATTCTTGAATAAATACTTTTAATTGGGTAAATGGAAAAATttgagttgtttctttcttggcaaggaataaaTGGGTCATGAGGTGGGTCTTAAACCATAAGGAATTTgggccaagtaatagatcatgttagctagcctagTTGCCCCAATAATATTTTGTTCATAAATTTGACATCCCAACAATatcaaagattaggaaaataatttaaatgcactagttgctttaggcgcgttataataaaattaccatagctacgggtacggttcccgtgacgtagttgttaTACGTAATCCCCAACTcaggtgtgcatttatgtgaccctaATCCAATCTCAACAGCGTTAGATAAAAATGTGTCgtagaccgcgggtgcatttatatgACGTGGCTCAAGATGCGTTTTAGgtgacgttgaatcttcctaaaatatttaaataaaagcggtttaaagttaaaagGCACATAgatttaaaagtgttttaaaatcagataataggccaattataacagttgagtgaccgtgctagaaccacggaactcgggaatgcttaacaccttctcccgggttaacagaattccttaccctgatttctatgttcgcggactataaaacagagtcaacctttcctctattcgggatctaaaaccggtgacttgggacaccataaattatcccaagtggcgactctgatttaaataaataaatctcatttcgattgtcactttaattggaaaaactcccttatacatccttacgggggtgtaggtgaaaaggaggtgtgacagctctggcgactctgctggggatcgaacccagaatctctggttcagggttcaagaattcgagcttagatgaaatTGTTATATTggttttatctgttatctgattttattacatgtttgggcctaatgtgctaaat
Proteins encoded in this window:
- the LOC138891327 gene encoding uncharacterized protein produces the protein MVIKLVVGEYTLNVISAYVPHAGLSKEVKQRFWEGIYEIVRQVPPAEKLFIGGDFNGHIGVNAGGYGEVHGGFGFGERNGGGTTQLDFAKAFGLVIANSRFPKRREHLVTFQNGVAKTQIDYLLLRRCDSGLYKDCKVIPSEALATQLRLLVIDIGIRLLRRKWSARGSPRIRWGTLTKDKAQELECQLLAMGAWRSSGDANTMWSATTDCIRASAREVLGVWTGVSGRHKGDWWWNEVVQGKVEVKKAAYLKLVGSIGEEERRACMERYKVAKKEAKRSVTEAKTTTYSRMYEELGEKGGEKKLFWLSKLRERKARDLDQVRCIKDEDGRILVEDAQIKRRWQTYFHRLRNEKGDRDVVLGELEHSVSHRDFRHCRRIKVEEVVGAMRRMSRGRATGPDEIPVEFWKGVGREGLEWLTRLFNVIFKAKSMPDEWRWSTVVPLYKNKEKAYDKVPREVLWRCLEAKGVSVPYIMAIRDMYDGAKTRVRMVGGDSENFPVEMGLHQGSALSSFLFAQVMDALTNHIQGEVPWCMLFADDIILIDESRTGVNERLEVWRHTLESKGFKLSRTKMEYLECIFSTEPGEVGMDVRLESQVIPSRGSIKYLGLVIHGGGEIDEDVTHRIGVGWIK